TGCGTGATCTTGATCCACGAGCCTGTTCCCCAGGAGGAGCGCGATGCCCGACAGTCAGCCGCAGCCTCCCGAGGGCGCCACCGCCGGCACCACCGCACTGCTGCTCGCCGGAGCCCGCCTCACCGACGGACGCACCGTCGACGTCCAGGTCGGCTCCGGGCGCATCGAAGCCGTCGGCACCGCGGGCAGCCTCCCCTCGCAGGGATCGCGCGTCGACCTCGGCGGCTATCTGCTGCTCCCCGCCCCCGCCGAACCGCACGCCCACAGCGACACCGCCCTCACCGCCGACCAGCCGGCCTCCTGCACGCCCGAGGACATCCAGCGGCGCGCCACCGAGGCCGCGCTGCTGCAGCTCGGGCACGGGGCCACCGCGCAGCGCTCGCACGTACGGATCGGGGACGTCCAGGGGCTCGCGGCGCTGGAGGCCGTACTGAAGACCCGGCGCTCGCTGCGCGGGCTCGCGGACCTGACGGCCGTCGCCGTGCCCCGGCTGCTCACCGGGGTCGCGGGGGCCGACGGGCTCGCGATGCTGCGGGACGCGGTGAAGATGGGCGCCGCCGCGGTGGGCGGCTGCCCCGATCTGGACCCCGATCCGACGGGGTACGCGGAGGCCGTCCTCACCGTCGCCGCCGAACACGGGGTCTCCGTCGATCTGCATACGGAGGGTGACGATCCGGCCCGGCTCGCGCGGCTCGCGGCGATGGCCGGAGGGCTGCGCGGCGGCGTCACGCTCGGGCCCTGCACCGGTCTTGCGCGGCTGCCGCTGGACGTGGCGACCCGGGCCGCCGACCAGCTCGCCGCGGCCGGGGTACGCGTCGTGTGCCTGCCGCAGGGCGGGTGCGGGGAGGTGCGCGGGACGGCTCCCGTACGGCTGCTGCGGGCGGCCGGGGTGCAGGTCGCCGCGGGCAGCGGGGCGCTGCGGGACGCGGCCAACCCGGTGGGGCGCGGGGATCCGCTCGAAGCCGCGTACCTGCTGGCCTCGCAGACGGGGATGCGCGCCAACGAGGCGTACGCGACGGTGAGTTCGGCGGCGCGCGAGGCGATGGGGCTGCCGGAGGTGCGGGTCGAGGCGGGGTTCCCGGCGGAGCTTCTCGCCGTACGGGGAGAGCGGCTGGACGCCGTGCTCTCGCTGGCGTACAGCAGGATCGTCGTCCATCGCGGGAGGGTCGTCGCGCGGACGAGCGCGGTGCGCGAGTACTGCGATTCGGCGGTCGCCGTCGCCCTCGAACTGCCGCGTCAGGGGCGGTCGGACGCGGGTCCCTGAGCGCGGGGCGCTTCGCGGGCGTACGGTCGGAAACATGCGCATTGTCATCGCAGGTGGACATGGTCAGATCGCGCTGCGGCTGGAGCGTTTGCTCGCCGCGCGCGGTGACGAGGTCGCGGGCATCATCCGCGCGGAAGGGCAGAGCGAGGACCTGCGGTCGGCGGGCGCCGAACCGGTCGTACTCGATCTGGAATCCGCTTCCGTGGAGCAGGTCGCCGAGGTGCTGAAGGGCGCCGACGCGGCGGTCTTCGCGGCGGGCGCGGGGCCCGGCAGCAGCGTGGAGCGCAAGGACACCGTGGACCGCGACGCGGCGGTGCTCTTCGCGGACGCGGCGGAGCGTGCCGGGGTGCGGCGCTATGTGGTCGTTTCGTCGATGGGGGCGGACACGGAGCGTGAGGGCGACGAGGTCTTCGACGCATATCTGCGGGCGAAGGGCGCGGCCGACGAGGAGGTACGCGGCCGGGCCGGCCTGGAGTGGACGATTCTGCGGCCCGGGGCGCTGATCAACGACGCGGGGACCGGTCTCGTACGTCTTGAGGTCTCGACGGGGCGGGGCTCGGTGTCCCGGGACGACGTCGCGGCGGTGCTCGCGGAGCTCGTGGAGAGTCCGGCCACGGCGGGGCTGACGCTGGAGCTCGTGAGCGGGTCCGTGCCGGTGTCGGTGGCGGTGAAGGACGTGGCGGGGAACTGAGCCCGGAAACAAGAACAGCCCCTGACCATTGCTGGTCAGGGGCTGTTTTCCTGTGGCGACGCCAGGGTTCGAACCTGGGTAGGCTGAGCCGGCAGATTTACAGTCTGCTCCCTTTGGCCACTCGGGCACATCGCCAAGGGTTGTCGTCCCGGTCCGCCTCGCGGCGCTCCGGTGCAACGACGTAAACGATACCTGATGGGTGGGGGTGGTCCGCCACCCGATTGATCAGCGCTGTACCCCACTAGGCTTGTGCACCCGACTACGTACCCCGATACAAGGAGCCACAGGACATGGCCGACTCCAGTTTCGACATCGTCTCGAAGGTCGAGCGGCAGGAGGTCGACAACGCCCTCAACCAGGCCGCCAAGGAGATCTCGCAGCGTTACGACTTCAAGGGCACCGGCGCCACGATCGAATGGTCCGGCGAGAAGATCCTGATGCAGGCCAGCGGCGAGGAGCGCGTCCTTGCGATCCTCGACATCTTCCAGACCAAGCTGATCAAGCGCGGGATCTCGCTGAAGTCGCTGGACTCGGGTGAGCCGCAGCTCTCCGGCAAGGAGTACAAGCTCTTCTCGACGATCGAGGAGGGCATCTCCCAGGACAACGCCAAGAAGGTCGCCAAGACCATCCGCGACGAGGGCCCCAAGGGTGTCAAGGCGCAGGTGCAGGGCGATGAGCTGCGGGTTTCCTCCAAGAGCCGCGACGATCTGCAGGCCGTACAGGCGCTGCTCAAGGGCAAGGACTTCGAGTTCGCGATCCAGTTCGTGAACTACCGCTGAGTGCGGATGGGTGGATGGATGTGACGTCCGAAAACCGCCAGCTGTGGTGGTGCGGAGGTCGCAGACTCGTAGATGTCCCGGCGGAATCGCTGCCGGGACGCTGCGAGGGAAGGAGGCGGGTGCGATGACTCTCTACGGAACGGTCGGCAGTCCGCTGGGTGAACTGCTGCTGGTCGGCGAGGAGTCGGCCACGGCGCCGGGCGGGGTGGCGCTGGTGTCGCTGTCCATGCCCGGGCAGAAGGGCGGGGCGGTCGTCGAGGACGGGTGGCTGCTCGCGCCGGAGGCCTTCGGGGCTGTCGAGGAGCAGCTGAAGGCTTATTTCGCCGGGGAGTCGACCCGGTTCGATCTTGAGTTCGCGGCGGGGGCCGGGAGCGATTTCCAGCGGCGGGTGTGGGGTGCGCTGGAGGGGCTCGCTTATGGGGAGACCGTCTCGTACGGGGAGATCGCGACCCGGATCGGGATGTCGGCCGGGGCCGGGGTGCGGGCCGTGGGGACGGCGATCGGGCGCAATCCGCTGCTGGTCGTGCGGCCGTGCCACCGGGTGATCGGGGCGGACGGGGCGCTGCGCGGGTACGCGGGCGGGGTCGAGCGGAAGCAGGCGCTGTTGGAGCTCGAAGGGGCGCTGGTGGCGTGAGCGGCGCGCTGTTCCCCCGGGAGCGTACGGAGGTCGCGCCGGGGGCGGTGCATGTCCCCGGGTGGCTTTCGGTGGAGCGGCAGCGGGAGTTGGTGGCTGCGTGCCGGGAGTGG
The sequence above is drawn from the Streptomyces sp. NBC_01465 genome and encodes:
- a CDS encoding amidohydrolase family protein, which gives rise to MPDSQPQPPEGATAGTTALLLAGARLTDGRTVDVQVGSGRIEAVGTAGSLPSQGSRVDLGGYLLLPAPAEPHAHSDTALTADQPASCTPEDIQRRATEAALLQLGHGATAQRSHVRIGDVQGLAALEAVLKTRRSLRGLADLTAVAVPRLLTGVAGADGLAMLRDAVKMGAAAVGGCPDLDPDPTGYAEAVLTVAAEHGVSVDLHTEGDDPARLARLAAMAGGLRGGVTLGPCTGLARLPLDVATRAADQLAAAGVRVVCLPQGGCGEVRGTAPVRLLRAAGVQVAAGSGALRDAANPVGRGDPLEAAYLLASQTGMRANEAYATVSSAAREAMGLPEVRVEAGFPAELLAVRGERLDAVLSLAYSRIVVHRGRVVARTSAVREYCDSAVAVALELPRQGRSDAGP
- a CDS encoding SDR family oxidoreductase → MRIVIAGGHGQIALRLERLLAARGDEVAGIIRAEGQSEDLRSAGAEPVVLDLESASVEQVAEVLKGADAAVFAAGAGPGSSVERKDTVDRDAAVLFADAAERAGVRRYVVVSSMGADTEREGDEVFDAYLRAKGAADEEVRGRAGLEWTILRPGALINDAGTGLVRLEVSTGRGSVSRDDVAAVLAELVESPATAGLTLELVSGSVPVSVAVKDVAGN
- a CDS encoding YajQ family cyclic di-GMP-binding protein — protein: MADSSFDIVSKVERQEVDNALNQAAKEISQRYDFKGTGATIEWSGEKILMQASGEERVLAILDIFQTKLIKRGISLKSLDSGEPQLSGKEYKLFSTIEEGISQDNAKKVAKTIRDEGPKGVKAQVQGDELRVSSKSRDDLQAVQALLKGKDFEFAIQFVNYR
- a CDS encoding methylated-DNA--[protein]-cysteine S-methyltransferase — protein: MTLYGTVGSPLGELLLVGEESATAPGGVALVSLSMPGQKGGAVVEDGWLLAPEAFGAVEEQLKAYFAGESTRFDLEFAAGAGSDFQRRVWGALEGLAYGETVSYGEIATRIGMSAGAGVRAVGTAIGRNPLLVVRPCHRVIGADGALRGYAGGVERKQALLELEGALVA